Proteins encoded together in one Cicer arietinum cultivar CDC Frontier isolate Library 1 chromosome 4, Cicar.CDCFrontier_v2.0, whole genome shotgun sequence window:
- the LOC101514243 gene encoding ABC transporter C family member 5: MGIAQFLRKISPFETSSSSSSSSSSSSSSSGSLNVRSSMIMGLSLLELAAICVNLTLVLLFLFLFSLRKIFLYQGIQIGKKDTADNHRIHTPICVVIDGETQTRHNISIGAWFKLSVFSCFYVLFVQVFILGFDGVALIFGEANGKLLVHWSLLSESGSNVLAWSVLSFSALNCKFNVSEKFPLLLRVWWFLSFVICLCTLYVDGRDFWVEGSMYLSSHAVANFAVTPALAFLGVVAIRGVTGIQICGNLELQEPLLVEEEEEEPGCLKVTPYRDAGLFSLATLSWLNPLLSIGVKRPLELKDIPLVAPSDRAKTSYKVLNSAWKRLKAENQNSSKQPSLAWAILKSFWKEAAVNAVFAGMNTLVSYVGPYMISYFVDFLSGKETFPHEGYILTGIFFVAKLVETLTTRQWYLGVDILAMHVRSALTAMVYRKGLRLSSSAKQSHTSGEIVNYMAVDVQRVGDYAWYLHDMWMLPLQIVLALVILYKNVGIAFVATLFATIISIAVTIPVARIQEEYQDNLMAAKDERMRKTSECLRNMRILKLQAWEDRYRIKLEEMRGVEFKWLRKALYSQAFVTFMFWSSPIFVSAVTFATTIFLGTQLTAGSVLSALATFRILQEPLRNFPDLVSTMAQTKVSLDRLFCFLQDEELREDATTVLPCGTSNIAIEIMDGVFCWDTFSARPTLSGIHMKVERGMSVAVCGMVGSGKSSFLSCILGEIPKLSGEVRVCGSAAYVSQSAWIQSGNIEENILFGNPMDKAKYKNVIHACSLKKDLELFSHGDQTIIGDRGINLSGGQKQRIQLARALYQDADIYLLDDPFSALDAHTGSELFREYVLTALADKTVIFVTHQVEFLPAADMILVLKEGRVIQTGKYDDLLQAGTDFRSLVSAHNEAIEAMDIPIHSSDDSDENESLDGSIMTSKKSISSINDIDSLAKEVQEGSSVPTAIKEKKKAKRSKKKQLVQEEERVRGRVNMKVYLSYMAAAYKGSLIPLIIIAQTLFQFLQISSNWWMAWANPQTEGDQPKVTPKVLLLVYMALAFGSSCFIFVRAVLVATFGLAAAQKLFFNMLRSIFHAPMSFFDSTPAGRILNRVSVDQSVVDLDIPFRLGGFASSTIQLIGIVAVMSEVTWQVLLLVIPMAIICVWMQKYYMASSRELVRIVSIQKSPIIQLFGESIAGAATIRGFGHEKRFMKRNLYLLDCFARPFFCSIAAIEWLCLRMELLSTFVFSFCMVLLVSFPRGSIDPSMAGLAVTYGLNLNGRLSRWILSFCKLENKIISIERIYQYSQIPREAPAVIEDSRPPSSWPQNGTIQLIDLKVRYQENLPLVLHGVSCTFPGGKKIGIVGRTGSGKSTLIQALFRLVEPETGSILIDNVDISGIGLHDLRNHLSIIPQDPNLFEGTIRGNLDPLEEHSDKEIWEALDKSQLGDIIREKGQKLDTPVLENGDNWSVGQRQLVSLGRALLKQSKILVLDEATASVDTATDNLIQKVIRKEFRDCTVCTIAHRIPTVIDSDLVLVLSDGQVAEFDTPLRLLEDRSSMFLKLVTEYSSRSSGIPDF; the protein is encoded by the exons ATGGGTATCGCACAATTTCTCCGAAAAATCTCACCTTTTgaaacttcttcttcttcttcttcttcttcttcttcttcttcttcttcttcagggTCGTTGAATGTTCGTTCCAGCATGATTATGGGTTTATCTTTATTGGAACTTGCAGCAATATGCGTCAACTTGACTCTTGTTCTGCtgtttctctttcttttctcgTTGAGAAAGATTTTTCTGTACCAAGGAATTCAAATTGGGAAGAAGGACACTGCAGATAATCATAGGATTCATACCCCAATTTGCGTTGTCATTGATGGAGAAACACAAACACGTCATAATATTTCAATAGGTGCTTGGTTCAAGTTATCTGTGTTTTCTTGTTTCTATGTTCTGTTTGTGCAAGTTTTCATTTTGGGGTTTGATGGGGTTGCTTTGATTTTCGGTGAGGCTAATGGAAAACTATTAGTACATTGGTCTCTTCTTTCTGAGTCAGGTTCAAATGTTTTGGCTTGGTCTGTGTTGAGCTTCTCAGCTTTGAATTGCAAATTCAATGTGTCAGAAAAGTTTCCACTTTTGTTAAGAGTTTGGTGGTTTTTATCATTTGTTATTTGCTTGTGTACTTTGTATGTTGATGGAAGAGACTTTTGGGTGGAAGGTTCTATGTATCTTAGTTCTCATGCTGTTGCAAATTTTGCTGTCACACCAGCTCTTGCTTTTTTAGGTGTAGTTGCAATCAGGGGTGTTACTGGTATACAAATTTGTGGAAACTTAGAACTTCAAGAGCCATTACttgttgaagaagaagaagaagaaccaGGGTGTCTCAAAGTTACTCCATATAGAGATGCTGGACTTTTTAGCTTAGCCACTCTTTCATGGCTGAATCCACTTCTTTCCATTGGTGTAAAGAGACCACTTGAGCTTAAGGACATTCCCCTTGTTGCACCAAGTGATAGAGCCAAGACAAGTTACAAGGTTTTGAATTCTGCCTGGAAGAGATTGAAGGCTGAAAATCAAAATTCTTCTAAGCAACCTTCATTAGCTTGGGCTATTCTCAAGTCATTTTGGAAAGAAGCAGCTGTGAATGCCGTCTTTGCTGGTATGAATACTTTGGTTTCATATGTAGGTCCATACATGATTAGTTactttgttgatttcttgagtggTAAAGAGACTTTTCCTCATGAGGGTTATATCCTTACTGGTATATTCTTTGTTGCAAAGCTTGTAGAAACATTGACAACTAGGCAGTGGTATTTAGGAGTAGATATATTGGCTATGCATGTTAGGTCCGCTCTAACAGCAATGGTGTATAGAAAGGGACTTAGACTTTCGAGCTCGGCGAAGCAAAGTCACACAAGCGGCGAGATTGTTAACTACATGGCTGTTGATGTTCAGAGGGTAGGTGACTACGCTTGGTACCTTCATGATATGTGGATGCTTCCTCTGCAGATTGTTCTTGCACTTGTGATTTTGTATAAGAATGTTGGAATTGCCTTTGTTGCAACGTTGTTTGCTACAATCATTTCCATTGCTGTCACCATTCCTGTTGCTAGGATACAAGAAGAGTATCAAGACAATTTAATGGCTGCTAAGGATGAAAGGATGAGGAAAACGTCAGAGTGTTTGAGAAATATGAGGATTCTTAAGCTTCAAGCTTGGGAGGATCGATATAGAATAAAATTGGAAGAAATGCGCGGAGTAGAGTTCAAGTGGCTAAGGAAAGCACTCTATTCTCAGGCTTTCGTAACTTTCATGTTTTGGAGCTCGCCTATATTTGTTTCGGCCGTCACGTTTGCTACTACCATATTTTTAGGAACTCAGCTCACTGCGGGCAGTGTTCTCTCAGCTCTAGCTACTTTCAGGATTCTACAAGAACCTCTCAGAAATTTTCCGGACTTGGTATCAACCATGGCGCAGACAAAGGTTTCTCTTGATCGCCTATTTTGTTTCCTGCAGGACGAAGAATTACGGGAAGATGCAACTACTGTCTTGCCGTGTGGAACTTCTAACATCGCTATAGAAATTATGGATGGTGTCTTCTGCTGGGACACTTTTTCCGCTAGGCCTACTCTATCGGGAATACATATGAAAGTCGAAAGGGGGATGAGTGTAGCTGTTTGTGGCATGGTTGGTTCCGGGAAATCAAGTTTTCTTTCTTGCATCCTTGGAGAGATTCCCAAACTTTCTGGTGAA GTAAGAGTGTGTGGTTCTGCTGCATATGTTTCACAATCAGCATGGATACAGTCAGGAAATATAGAAGAAAATATTCTGTTCGGAAACCCAATGGATAAAGCAAAGTACAAGAATGTTATCCATGCTTGTTCACTGAAAAAGGACCTAGAACTTTTCTCACATGGCGACCAAACAATAATTGGTGATAGAGGTATAAACTTGAGTGGTGGACAGAAGCAGCGGATTCAGCTTGCACGAGCACTCTACCAAGATGCCGATATTTATCTCCTTGATGATCCCTTTAGTGCACTTGATGCCCACACTGGATCAGAATTATTCAGA GAGTATGTATTGACAGCATTAGCAGATAAAACTGTCATTTTTGTGACCCATCAAGTTGAATTTCTTCCAGCTGCTGATATGATACTG GTTCTTAAAGAAGGCCGAGTCATACAGACAGGAAAATATGATGATCTTTTACAAGCAGGAACGGATTTTAGATCTCTAGTTTCAGCTCACAATGAAGCAATAGAGGCTATGGACATTCCTATTCACTCCTCAGATGATTCAGATGAAAATGAGTCATTGGATGGATCTATTATGACCAGTAAGAAATCTATTTCTTCTATAAATGATATTGATAGTTTGGCAAAGGAAGTTCAAGAGGGATCATCAGTTCCAACAGCAAttaaggaaaagaagaaggcaAAACGCTCAAAGAAAAAACAGCTTGTACAGGAAGAGGAGAGGGTACGAGGTAGAGTCAACATGAAGGTGTACTTGTCTTACATGGCTGCAGCATATAAAGGCTCATTGATTCCCCTCATAATCATCGCACAAACGTTATTTCAGTTCCTTCAGATTTCCAGCAATTGGTGGATGGCTTGGGCGAATCCTCAAACTGAGGGAGACCAACCGAAAGTAACTCCCAAAGTTCTTCTTCTTGTTTACATGGCCCTTGCCTTTGGAAGCTCATGTTTCATATTTGTAAGGGCTGTTCTTGTGGCTACATTCGGTCTAGCAGCAGCACAGAAGCTTTTTTTCAACATGCTTAGAAGTATTTTCCATGCTCCAATGTCTTTCTTTGACTCTACACCGGCTGGAAGGATCCTGAATCGC GTTTCAGTTGATCAAAGTGTTGTGGATCTTGACATTCCTTTTAGACTTGGAGGGTTTGCTTCATCAACGATACAGCTTATTGGCATTGTTGCTGTAATGTCAGAAGTTACATGGCAAGTTTTGCTCCTAGTAATACCAATGGCAATTATTTGTGTGTGGATGCAG AAATACTACATGGCTTCCTCAAGGGAACTCGTACGTATTGTAAGCATTCAAAAATCTCCAATTATACAACtttttggtgaatcaattgctGGAGCAGCAACCATCAGAGGGTTTGGACACGAAAAAAGGTTCATGAAGAGGAACCTCTATCTTCTGGATTGTTTCGCACGACCATTCTTCTGCAGTATTGCAGCTATTGAGTGGCTTTGCCTGCGCATGGAATTACTTTCGACCTTTGTATTTTCTTTCTGCATGGTATTACTTGTGAGCTTTCCCCGTGGAAGTATAGACCCTA GCATGGCTGGACTTGCTGTGACGTATGGTCTGAATTTAAATGGACGTTTGTCTCGCTGGATACTTAGCTTTTGTAaacttgaaaataaaattatatctattGAAAGAATTTATCAGTACAGTCAAATTCCTAGAGAGGCGCCAGCAGTTATTGAAGATTCTCGCCCTCCATCCTCATGGCCCCAGAATGGGACAATCCAACTAATTGATCTGAAG GTTCGGTACCAGGAAAATCTTCCCTTGGTGCTTCATGGAGTATCCTGCACATTTCCTGGTGGGAAGAAGATTGGAATAGTTGGACGAACTGGCAGTGGCAAATCAACTTTGATTCAGGCATTATTTCGATTGGTTGAACCAGAAACCGGGAGTATTCTCATAGACAACGTTGATATCTCAGGGATTGGCCTTCATGACCTTCGGAACCATTTGAGTATCATACCACAAGATCCAAACTTATTTGAAGGCACCATTCGAGGTAATCTGGATCCTCTTGAAGAACATTCTGATAAAGAGATTTGGGAG GCACTAGATAAGTCTCAGCTTGGAGATATCATCCGCGAGAAAGGACAAAAGCTCGATACACCAG tGCTAGAAAATGGTGATAATTGGAGTGTAGGACAGCGTCAACTTGTTTCTCTTGGCCGAGCTCTTCTCAAGCAATCAAAGATACTTGTACTTGATGAAGCAACAGCATCTGTTGATACTGCTACTGATAATCTTATCCAGAAGGTTATCCGGAAAGAGTTCAGAGACTGCACTGTGTGTACTATTGCGCATCGTATTCCTACTGTTATTGACAGTGATCTTGTTCTAGTACTCAGTGACG GCCAAGTTGCAGAGTTTGACACTCCATTGCGGCTATTAGAAGATAGGTCATCCATGTTTTTGAAGTTGGTGACTGAATATTCATCGCGATCAAGTGGCATACCGGATTTTTAA